The proteins below come from a single Aegilops tauschii subsp. strangulata cultivar AL8/78 chromosome 6, Aet v6.0, whole genome shotgun sequence genomic window:
- the LOC109778811 gene encoding putative F-box/LRR-repeat protein 9, whose product MPLLPPPPPPTAAPGCGRRRLSGRRRRRSKRRNWAALPLDVMLYVLHKLDDVELMFGGPARVCRSWHDAVCEPELWRRIDMRGRSLCFRETVSLKNMAQLSIWFSAGQCREFFGQHDVDNDLLLFLADRAPLLKSLHLIKHCDVTSETFAKAIMKFPLLEELELWECETHDTGVFDLVAMACPQLKHLKHVKDRGYSRYIWLEYPTDNSEALAIAKMHELRSLKLFHGGLDNQGLTAILDGCPHLEYLDIRYCNNIIMDRSMRAKCAHVKKKKLYPSAPMDNWVCPWSDIHDDFTIDSDYFEPSITVCSCYRPWDRDRHWCYCNHDDEPDCRFFNVEPYDSKDSDHSRFFSGAEENEFEYWRT is encoded by the exons ATGCcattgctgccgcctccgccgccgccgacggcgGCTCCCGGGTGCGGGAGGCGGAGGCTGAGCGGCCGACGAAGGCGACGATCAAAGAGGAGGAACTGGGCAGCGCTGCCCCTGGACGTGATGCTCTACGTCCTCCACAAGCTGGACGACGTCGAGCTCATGTTCGGTGGCCCGGCCAGGGTGTGCCGCTCCTGGCACGACGCCGTGTGCGAGCCCGAGCTGTGGCGCCGGATCGACATGCGCGGCCGCTCCCTGTGCTTCCGAGAGACGGTCAGCCTCAAAAATATGGCGCAGCTCTCCATTTGGTTCAGCGCCGGGCAGTGCCGAGAGTTCTTCGGCCAGCACGACGTCGACaacgacctcctcctcttcctGGCCGACCG GGCACCCTTATTGAAGAGTCTTCATCTTATCAAGCATTGTGATGTGACCAGTGAAACATTTGCAAAGGCAATAATGAAATTCCCTCTGTTGGAGGAGCTCGAGCTTTGGGAGTGTGAGACACATGACACCGGGGTCTTTGACCTTGTTGCCATGGCTTGTCCACAACTGAAGCACTTAAAACATGTCAAAGATAGAGGATATTCGCGATATATCTGGCTTGAATACCCTACCGATAACAGCGAAGCCTTGGCAATTGCGAAGATGCATGAGCTACGCTCCTTGAAGCTTTTCCACGGCGGCCTCGACAACCAAGGATTGACAGCCATCCTTGATGGTTGCCCTCATCTGGAGTACCTTGACATACGGTATTGCAACAACATCATCATGGATAGGAGCATGCGAGCAAAGTGCGCCCATGTTAAGAAGAAGAAACTGTATCCATCTGCGCCAATGGATAATTGGGTGTGTCCTTGGTCTGACATCCATGATGACTTCACCATTGATTCTGATTATTTCGAGCCTAGCATCACTGTTTGTAGTTGCTATCGTCCATGGGATAGGGATAGGCATTGGTGCTATTGCAACCATGATGATGAGCCAGATTGTCGATTTTTCAATGTGGAGCCTTATGACTCTAAGGACTCTGATCATTCTCGCTTCTTTAGTGGTGCCGAGGAGAACGAGTTTGAGTATTGGAGAACCTAA